In a single window of the Campylobacter iguaniorum genome:
- the dksA gene encoding RNA polymerase-binding protein DksA, producing the protein MKKSDLDFFKELLEERKVQIKKNIIDSANEINGLRESGASDEFDFANINADAILEQSISIKQKQELAEIDLSLSKIADGSYGICEMCEDEIDIERMKVKPHARYCITCREIIEKNNKK; encoded by the coding sequence ATGAAAAAGAGTGATTTAGATTTTTTTAAAGAACTCCTTGAAGAACGCAAAGTTCAAATCAAAAAAAATATCATAGACTCAGCAAACGAGATAAATGGATTAAGAGAGAGTGGAGCTAGCGATGAATTTGATTTTGCAAATATCAATGCAGACGCTATTTTAGAGCAATCAATATCTATAAAACAAAAGCAAGAGCTAGCCGAAATCGACCTATCATTATCAAAAATAGCCGATGGAAGCTATGGAATTTGCGAAATGTGTGAAGATGAGATAGATATAGAACGCATGAAAGTCAAACCTCATGCGAGATACTGTATAACTTGTCGCGAAATTATCGAAAAAAATAACAAAAAGTAA
- a CDS encoding 23S rRNA (pseudouridine(1915)-N(3))-methyltransferase RlmH, giving the protein MQILVHCIQKSNDDFEELKDYIKMSSKWANIQEINKFNAQIAKAQSLSKEQSHTAYDNAYMPCLGGFCIGLDERGEELDSFEFAKLLKDNQKISFFIGGAYGLSSNFKSKMDRLVSLSRLTLAHKIAKLMLFEQIFRGLCINANHPYHK; this is encoded by the coding sequence ATGCAAATTTTAGTCCATTGCATACAAAAAAGTAATGATGATTTTGAAGAGTTAAAAGACTATATAAAAATGTCATCAAAATGGGCTAATATCCAAGAAATAAACAAATTTAACGCTCAAATCGCAAAAGCCCAAAGCCTCTCAAAAGAGCAATCCCACACCGCTTATGATAACGCTTATATGCCTTGTCTTGGCGGGTTTTGCATAGGGCTTGATGAGAGAGGCGAAGAGCTAGATAGCTTTGAATTTGCAAAATTATTAAAAGACAATCAAAAAATCTCATTTTTTATAGGTGGAGCTTATGGTTTAAGCTCAAATTTCAAATCAAAAATGGATAGGTTAGTCAGTCTCTCCAGACTTACTTTAGCCCATAAAATAGCCAAACTTATGTTGTTTGAGCAAATTTTTAGAGGGCTTTGTATAAATGCAAACCATCCATACCACAAATAA